tcccttcccccactttgagtctggtgtgttttgtctggaaaaacccatctcacattgggttgagatgtgggaggggggatggagttagggaattggattttggggctatctcaaaccatgacagaggGAAAGTGAGGGAAAATGGGAGAGTGAGGGGAAAATAGAGGATAATGgggggaaatgagggaaaatagGAGATAATGTGGAAATGGGAATAATGGGGAAAATAGGAGATAATGAGGAAAAATGGGGGGGAATGGGGGAAATAAGGGGAAATAGGGGATAATGgaggaaatgggggaaaatggggggaaaatgggggaaatgagggaaaacAGGGTAATAGGGAAAATGGGGGATAAtgagggaaaatggggaaaatagaggatgaagaaggaaaatgggGGATAATAGGGGAAAAATAGGGGGTCACTACAAGACCCCCCTTCCCATCAGACTCTGAGGCatctctgctctcacctgccTCCCCTTGCTGATTAATTAACCACTCGTTAATTACTAACAAGTAAttaaccccccaaaacccacagaaCCCGTCCGGCAGTGCAGCAgctttattttggggggggtcAGCATGGCCTTgtgtcaccagagcagagcattGGGGGGGCCAAGCAGAGCCAGGGGATCCCAAACCCCTTCCCAgggggtcccaccccccttTTTCGGGGGGTCCCTCAGGGCTTTTCCAGCTGGGAGTCGCCGGGGAGGGTCCCCACGTCCTGGTAGGTGGGTTGGACCCCCCGGGAAATGTCCTCGTACATCGAACACTCGTCCAGGTTCAGCCCCtgaaagcagggaaagggggggatTCGGGTCAGTTTGGGTGGGTTTAGGGGCTGATAGACCCCTCCGAGCACGATTTTGGGGCACGGGGGCCCCCGGAACGTCACCTCGTAGAGGTTTTCCTCCTCGCATGTGGTTTTTTCGGGGTGCAGCAGCTGCTCGTTGGCCCAGCGCTTCTGTGGGGGGGGAACAGGGGGCATGGGGGGGGTTGGAGTGgccaggggggctttgggggcaCCAGAGGGGATTTAGGggtggccgggggggggggaagggagcaCAAGGGGTTTTTGGGGTGGCCAGGGGGGGTTTTCTGGGGGCAccaggggggttttggggtggccagggggggttttgggggcacTAGTCAGGATTTAGGggtggccggggggggggggtgggagcaCCAAGGGGGAATTAAGGGTGATGGGGAAAACTAGGGGTGGCCGGGGGGGGTTTCTGGGGGCACCAGGGGGGATTTAGGggtggccgggggggggggggttgggggcaCTACGGGGTATTTAGGGGTATCCGGGGGGGGCTAGGGGGCACCAAGGGGGAATTAAGGGGTGACGGGGGAAAACTAGGGGTGGttggggggggtttggggtggccAGGGGGGTTTTGGGAGCACCAGGGGGATTTTGGAGTGGCCGGGGGGGGTTTCTGGGGGCACCAGGGGGGATTTAGGGGTGGCCGGGGGGGGTTTCTGGGGGCACCAGGGGGGATTTAGGGGTggccggggggggttgggggcACTACGGGGTATTTAGGGGTATCCGGGGGGGGCTAGGGGCACCAAGGGGGAATTAAGGGGTGACGGGGGAAAACTAGGGGTGGtcggggggggtttggggtggccaggggggtttttgggggcaCCAGGGGGATTTAGGGGTGGCCGGGGGGAGTTGGGTGTCTCTGGGGAggactggggggatttggggatggcaggaggagattggggagaactgggggggaattggggagaactgggaggtACGGGGGGTTTGAAGGGGTTTTGGGGTCATCTGGAGGGGAATTGGGGGGTACCGGGGCGGGTTGGGGGTGTCGGGGGGGATTGGGGTTACTCAGGAGGGGATTTAGGGGGACCTGGGGGGCAATTGGTGTCCCCAGGGTCTCAATTAATGTCCCCAATGTCTCAattggtgtccccagtgtcccagttggtgtccccagtgtcccattTACGGGTCCCAATGTCCCacctggtgtccccagtgtcccagttggtgtccccAATGTCCCAGTTGGTGTCTCAATGTCCCAATTAGTGTCCCCAGCATCCCAGTTGGTTTCCCCAATGTCCCAATtaggtgtccccagtgtcccaattGGCGTCCCCAGTGTCCCATTTAGGGGTCCCAAAGTTCCAgttggtgtccccagtgtcccaacTGGGGGTCCCAGTGACAGAACTGGGGGTCtcagtgtcccagttggtgtccccctgtcccagttgtcccagtgtcccagttgggtgtcccagtgtcccagttggtgtcccagtgtcccagttggtgtccccctgtcccagttGTCTCAGTGTCCTAGttggtgtcccagtgtcccagttggtgtccccctgtcccagttgtcccagtttgtcccagtgtcccaccctgagcagcagcagcagccccggcccggccgagcagagcagcagcagcaccccctGCGCCGTCAGGATCCGGTTCTTGGTGCTCTCCCTCAGCGCCAGGAACGGGGCGGGAACCGGCTCTGCGGGAACGGGACTGGgtaactgggagggactggggtatactgggagggactggggtatactgggagggagtgcagggcactgggttatactgggagGGCCTGGGCtatactgggagggcactgggttatactgggagggactgggttATACTGGaaagggcactgggagggactcaAGGGggatactgggagtgactggaacagACTGGAGTGGGACTGGAGGGCACTGAGAAGGGCTCAAAGGGGATACTGGGAAtaactgggatggactggggggcactgcagggcactgggatggactgggggggCTTGTGGTAGCactgggttatactgggaggggactgggatggactgggttatactgggagGGGACTAGGATGGACTGGGAAAGACCGGTGACTCAGAtgagaccccccagccccccctgactcctccccgagacccccaggaccctcccgaAGGTGccgcagggctggggggcactgggataccCTTGGAGgggactgggacagactgggttAAACTAGGAGGGACTGGGCTATACTGGTACCATGCTGGGGGCACCGGGAGGGGCCGAGTGACCTGGCTGAgacccccccgcgccccccactCACCGAGGACCCTGACGAAGGTGCCGCAGCTCTGGGCCGTCTCCCCCCCGGACTCCACGCGGCAGAAGAAGAGCCCGGAGTCGTTGTGGGACAGTTTGGGGAAGGTCAGGGTGGagcttcccccccccttcctgcACCACCCGGTCCATCCGGCGGCCCCCCCGGGTGGCCACCACCTCCTGGGGCCAGGGGCAGCTCCGGGGGACCTCCCCGAGCGCGGGGGGACACGCCTGGAGCCAGGTCAGGGCGGTGTCGGGGGGGCCTCGGAAGTGGCACTCGAGGGTCAGGGGGGTCCCCACGCGCCCCTCGCGGGAGGGGGGCCCCCCCCACACCCGGAGCCACCCCCGGGGTGGGGccggggagcaggagggggtcGGGGGGCTCCCGGTGGTCACGATCACAGGGGTCGGCGTCTCGGGGGGCTccggggagggaggcagggagggggtcgGGCACGAGGCGCAGCCTTCAGGGGGGgtctgggagcactgggagcctGCGGGGACAGAGGGGGGTTATGGGGGGTCCCCCGGAGCTCCCCAACCCCCACGGAGGGCGGCTGACCccgggggggtcactgggggtccctgtccctgctggagggGGGTCTTTGGGAGTTCCCAGAACTGTGAGAGGTCATTGGGGGACCCCCGGGATCTCTGAAGGTCCCCCAGACCCATCGGAGGGTCATtggggccccccagcccctctcacttccccccctcccccctcccagttTCGGTTCCCTGTCCCAGTTTGGGGACAGGAAATACTGATTGGGAGGGAGAGCGGGGGACGTTTTGACACAGGTGCGGGGGATGAAACCCAATGCTGAGaccccctgagacccccccagACCCAAACCCTGAGACCCCCAGACGCAAATGGCGACCTTGGGATCCCTGAGACCCCCAGATCCAAATCCTGAGCCCCTCGGACCAAAACCCTAAGCCTCCCTGACCCAAACTGAGACCCCCAGACCCAAACTCAGACCCCCAAGACCCAACCTGAGCCCTCCAGACCCAAAACCTGAGATCCCCAGAGCCAAACTGAGACCCCCAGACCCAAATCCTGAGCCCCCCAGACCCAAAACCTGAGATCCCCAGACCCAAACTAAGACCCCCCAGAACCAAGGTCCCCAGACCCAAACTGAGGCCTTGGGACccctgagacccccaaacccaaagCCTGAGACCCCCTGACCCAAACTGAAACCCCAGAGACCCCTCAGACCCAAACTGAGACCCCCCCAGACCAAAACTGAGACCCCCAGACCCAAATCCTACCTGCGAGGAGCAGGATGAGGATGAGCAGGGGTCTTGTGACCCCCCAGTTTGGGGGAGGCCTCTGATTTTGGGgagccccctccatccccccactGTCCCCGCTGAGGCCTCAAAAACAGGAGATGCAGCCCAGTGACCCCGGGAGGCCGCGCCCACACAAAATTCCCCcggggggaagggctgggggccACGCCCATCCATCCCCCGACCTGCTGCCTCAAAATCCCCCCAGGACTTCTGAGGGGGGGAATTTCGGGGGTCTCAGGGGACTCAGTTTGGGTCTCAGGGTCCTCCCAGGTCccccctgtccttcttccctcctgccccaggccccgagctgaggatggagagcccagaggacaaatccccccgtgagaccctggtgggagaggctgttttgaagggctccaggaaggcagcggggaggaaaagggccggagatccccccgcaggaggggctccaaagccagcccagggtgctctgaggggggaagacccagcctgtgccgggaaggcagcCGGAGattcaacaattgctttagtgtagagcactgtcctgtcttatcctgtactcctggtagttttagtgtttctattgtgcagtaaataattctgatgaagatctttcgtgtgatcatttgtaaccctaaataaattcatttctatcaagagatctgatttgccatctttaaaacctgggggacaaaggtggttcagtcacacctctctaattcctctaaactgaaactgttggcataatccaaggctgaggttggatccagcagcccccagcaccccacaggaagttgggagctcaggggggccaccacCCTTTGCCAAccctccctgtgcccaaagacccccatgggactgtcagACCTGCCAGACCACCcacccttttccacccttctccctgttcctcccactttcccattgtcccctccatccccagccccctcatgctcagtttgggggtcccaccctcccctttccccactcttctgacttctcccacccatttcccatcaTCTCCCAAACCTCAGAGCCCTccccccctccacttttggggggtccctcTGTCCTCCCACTCACTTTGgtgtcccaccacccctttatcccctctgaccccccttttcccactgtctgcccccttcccacccccccctcacccgagagctcctcacccgcagccgggggggctcccagcaccaccagtgcccagagaagtccccccagaaaaggggttgggtggggtccTGAATGGGCTCTGAGTAtgtttgggggtccttgaggggctgtggggaggttttggggggtcccagcaccttttAGGGTGAGTTGGGTGCTTTACTGAGGGGTAGGTGCCCTCtcaaagcccccccagagcagactgacacagggggaacacaggggggtccccatttctgatccatcctggggccgattctgcccccccaaactcagctacaccccttgggattcccccaagcccctcccccactgtctcccataaccaggactggggagaactgggaaggtttactgggatcactggaagcagctgggtggtgtcagaataaaagcaggggagggagggacacaggacaccccaaaatcctcgTGGGGATGGGGGCGGGGGGTCCAGCcaccggctcaggagctctgtggggagagaaaagggggtgacaccacAGTGGGGGCCTCATGGCACAGAAACAACTGAGGGACATTGTGGAACCTCGTGGAATCAACAGGacattacagaatcacagactcaaaGAATATGCCAAGGTGGAAGGGACTCACcaggatcaccaagtccagcacttagccctgcccaggaccattcccaagagtcacaccgtgtgtctgagagtatcatccaaatgctgctggagccctggcagccttggtgctgtgcccactgccctgaggagcctgttcagtaacctcagtcctgtccctgctccccacagagcagagctcagtccctgcccctcctctgcccctccccaggaagctggAACTGCAATggggtctcccctcagtctcctccagctgaacacaccaagtgccctcagtgtcctcacacgccttccccccaaggcccttccccaccttccttgctctcctttggacactctccaatggctcaatctctcccttccattgtgtccccccaaactgccccaatggtgcaggtgaggccgccccagggcagagcagagcgggacaatcccctccctggcccggccggccatgctgggcctgatgcccccaggacaggcttggccctcctggctgccagggcactgctgactcagggccaactggccacccaccagcacccccagggccctttcccagcactgctttccagcctctccttcccagtctgtccgtccatctggggttgccccatcccagggcagaatccggcacttcccccTGTTGAAGTTCTCATGgttggtgattcccagcccttggatctctccaggtctctctgcagggcctccctgccctcaggggactcaacagctcctcccagtttggggtcatctgcaaacttacttAGTGTTGCTTCCAGTGCTGCATCCAAGCCATTGAtggagatgctggagagcacagggcccagatggagccctgtggaaccccaccaGTGACCCCCATCTGATGTCACCCCAGTCACTGTCACCCTCCGTGCCCGACCCAggagccaattgctcacccagcacaggatgtgtttatccagctctgggctggacagtttgtccagaaggatcctgggagagacaggactgaaagctttactgaaatccagaaaGATCACATCAACTGGCCTCCCTTGACCAGCCAGGTGGGTCatcttgtcatagaaggaaatcagatttGATAGGCAGGACTTTCCACTCCTGAAGCCCTGCTggctgtgttgtctttcaggtgtttttcaacctctcccagaataatcttctccataactttaccaggcactgaagtgagactgacaggcctgtagtttctgaGGTCCTCCTTCTCGCCCTTCTTGAAAACCGGGACAACATTCAGCAGCTTCCAGTCAGCcgggacctctccagattcccaagaccactcaaaaatcatcGAGAGAGGTTTTCTGATGATatcagcagctctttggggattctgggatgaatcccatcaggccccagagatttgtagggatccagctggagcagcagatcccacacaacGTCAGGGATagctgggagttgatcattcttgCAGTCATGGTCCTGCAACTCAGGGCtctgagacccccttggtccgTCATccgtgttgaagacagaggcaaagaaagcgtGAAACACCTTTGCCTTGTCCTTGTCCCTGTGTGGGAGGggaccatcctcatcctggaaTGGGTCAATGATAATTCTATACTTCCTATTGCCATTATTATATTTGAAAAGACCCTTTTTATTGTCCCTcacatttctggcagcttcaactccagctgagctttggccacacagattttctccctacagtgatgagcagcatctctgaattcttcccaaaTCACTTGACCTGGCTTCCACTGGGcacacaccttccttttttgcctcaTTTCCAAGTCACAATGATCTGTTTATTCCATGAGgccttgcagtgtcccaatggcccctttGGGTCCACAAGccactgcagtgtcacaatggccccttgatttcatgatgttccacagtgtcccagggttcctctggctccaggaggccctgatgtgtcacaatggacccactgttccatgagattccccagtgtccctgtgtctcTTTGGTTCCACGAGGCCCTGGAGTTTCACCATGGACTTGACTCCATGAGGCCCTTCATTGTCATAATATCCCCTTGATTTTATGAGTTTatgaaatgtctcaggactccttttgttccatgaggccccacagTTTTTACAATGGACCCTTGCTTCCATGagattccatgaggccccacagTTTTTACAATGGACCCTTGCTTCCATGAGATTCCATGGATTCCAAGGGTTCCTtctgttccatgaggcccttaagtgtcacagtggccactTGATTGCATCAGGTTCCACAGAGTCCCAGGGTCCCTCTGGCTCCACGAgtctctgcagtgtcacaatggcctcttggTTCCATGATTTTCCACCTTGTCATGGGTTTCCTTTTGCTCCATGAGATTCTGCAGTGTCCAAAATCCTTGATTCCCTGAGGTTCcgaaatgtctcagggctcaTTTATATCCATGAGTCTCTGCAGCGTCtcaatggccccttgattccatgaggtccTGGAGTGTTACCCAGGACCATTTATTCCATGAatttccacagtgtcacagagtcctttttgttccatgaggcccctcAGTGTTACAATAGCCCCTTGATTCCTCCAGGTTCTGAAATGTCTGAGGGTTCTTCTGGTTCCATGCGGCCCTCCAGGGTCACAGAGTTTCCTCCATTTCAGTGTTCCGGGGTTCCTGTGGTTCTGTAGTGGGCTGACCTTGGcaggacaccaggtgcccacccagccactctgtcACTGCCCTTCCCAACCtgacaggggagagagaataagatggaaaaggactcgtgggttgggataaggcactTTACTAAAGCCAAAGTCAAAGTCTGTGCCCACCCAaggcaagaggaaaagaacaggGTTTATTCTCCCCTTCCCATCtgtgcaagtttcgagctggcttcccgccaagcccccgaaactcgacaacaaggacccgcttcccagagagggaagagaaaagaaaagaccCAAGCCGCCAAAgttatagcaaaaatatatacatatatatattttacatatgagacagatacacaaaacgagaataccacacaccacaactccagaaatcccaaacagctccccaaaaagggaagagggggaggaagaagggagaaggacaaaaagggacaaagaccgagcaagtcaaccagccaactgaaggcaaactagcaaaaatctcaccacttcccttcgaacaggcaggatggccagacacggcCCAGGGCTCCtccctcacgcgtggcagataacggcagtcactgtgggcctcagctccagataagccagaccgagacagggacccaccgtcctcgaacctcgccggaaaggaagagggagagatCCCTCCcgctggctttatttatacctcaagttacgtaaaggaatagcatggaatacttccgtgatcactttcctagttccttcctggttacaagctggtctccaggaaggcctagagtgaaaccatcacatcGGGATTCCCCAAGATGTTCCCGGATCAATCCCATGGCATTCCCAGGATTCCCCAGGATGCTCCCGGATCATCCCCGCAGCATTCCTGGGATTCCCTGAGATGCTCCCAGATCGTCCCCATGGCATTCCCAGGATTCCCTGGGATGCTCCCGGATCGTCCCCACAGCATTCCTGGGATTCCCTGGGATGTTCCCAGATCATCCCCACAgcattcccgggattccctggGATGTTCCTGGAGCATTCCCACAGCATTCCCGGGGATATTCCCGGTATTCCCTGGGCTGTTCTGGTTACCTGCCGCAGGACCACCGGCGCCGGGAGCTCGGGGGTGTCCCCGCAGAGGCCCTGGGGGACAAactggggggggacacggggagggtCGGGGGGGGTCACCCCGCGGGGGGTCCTCCCCCATCCCCCCCTTCCCGCTTCCCTCAATCCCGGGGGTTggggaattctgggatttggggtgtccatGGCTCCcctgtggaattctgggatttggggtgtccggggggtccctgaggaattctgggatttggggtgtccgtgggtcccctgtggaattctgggatttggggtgtccatgggatttggggtgtctgCAAGCCCCttgtggaattctgggatttggggtgtccgtgggatTTGGGATGGCCACGAATCCcctgtggaattctgggatttggggtgtccgtgggatcgtggaattctgggatttggggtgtccgtgggattgtggaattctgggatttgggatggccACGAATCCcctgtggaattctgggatttgggatggccACGAGTCCCCTGTGGAATTCTGGAATTTGGAGTGTCCGTGGGATTTGGGATAGCCATGAGTCTCCTATGAtattctgggatttggggtgacTGTGAGTCCCCTGTGGAATTCTGAGATTTGGGGTGTCCGGAGGTCCCttgtggaattctgggatttgggggtgtCCGTGGGTCCcctgtggaattctgggatttggggtgtccggGGAatttggggtgtctgtgagttctctgtggaattctgggatttggggtgtctgtgggatttgggatggcCGTGGGTCCcctgtggaattctgggatttgagGTGTCCGTGGGGGCTTGGGGTGACCCCGGGGGTCCCGTgggggtcccatgggggtctgtGGGTCCCTGGGGGGTTCTGGGTGACTcaaggggtcctgggggggtctggggtgacactgggggTCCCCTGGAGGTCTGTGGGTCCCTGTGGGGCTCGGGGTGACACTGGGGATCCCGTGGGGGTCTGTCGGTCCCTGTGGGGCTCAGGGTGATGCTGGGGGTCCCGTGGGGGTCCCATGAGAGTCTGTGGGTCCCTGTGGGGCTCAGGGGGactctgggggtccctgtggggctTGGGGTGTCCCTGAGGGTCCTgtgggggtctgggggtcccCGTGGGGATCCCCTGGGGGTCTGTGGGTCCCTGTGGGGGCTCGGGGTGACCCTGAGTGTCCCCACGGGGGTCCCCATGGGAGTCCCTGTGGGTCCCACTGGGGCTCGGGGGGTTCCCTGGAGGTCTGTGGGTCCCTGTGGGGTTCTGggtggccctgggggtcccatgggggtcccATTGGGGTCTGTGGGTCCCCATGGGGCTCTGAGGGTCCCCTGGATGTCTGTGGGCCCCTGTGGAGCTCGGGGTGACCCTGTGGGTCCCGTGGGGGTCTGTGAGTCCCTGTGGGGGCTTGGGGTGACTCCGGGGGTCCCCTGGAGGTCTGTGGGTCCCACtggggcttggggggtcccctGGATGTCTGTGGGTCCCTGTGGGGGCTCGGGTTGACGCTGGTGGTCCCTGTGGGTCGCCGTGGGGCTCTGAGGGTCCCCTGGAAGTCTGTGGGACCCTGTGGGGTTCTGGGTGAccccgggggtccctgtgggggtCCCGTGGGGGTCTGTGGGTCCCTGTGGGACTTGGGGTGAcgctgggggtccctgtgggggtccccatgggggtccctgtgggtcccactggggcttggggggtcccctGGAGGTCTGTGGGTCCCCGTGGGGTCTGGGTGATCCCAGGGGTCCCGTGGGGGTCTGTGAGTCCCCGTGGGGGCTCGGGGTGACCCTGGGGGTCCCGTGGGGGTCTGTGGGTCCCGTGGGAATCCGTGGGTCCCCGTGAGGTCCGTGGGTGACCTTGGGTGACCTTGGGGGTTCCGCGGGGGGGTCCGGGGGTCCCTGGGGAGTCTCCGGATGACCCtggggggggccctgggggttCTCTGGGTgcccctgggggtcctgggggtccccTGGGTGACCCTGGGGGTCCcgtggggggggtgggggggtctcACCCATGCCAGCTCCTCCTCGGTGCCATCCCCCCCCTCGAGCAGGGGGGTCTCCGGGTCCGGGGCGGGGTCAGCGGCCCGCGGCCGCCATGGCAGGATCCAGGTCCGGGATCGGGATCCCTGGGAAACCCCCCCGGGGGGGGGGCGTGGCCGGGTTGTTGTTTTGGGGCCGGGTTAATGTTTGGGCCTCCTGGTTAATGATTAGGGGTCTTAATTAATGATTAGGGGCCTTAATTAACGAGCAGGGGTCCGTGCCGGGGTGCCCGGGGTGGGCGGGGTCCCGTCTGTCCGTCTGTCCGTCTGTCCGTCTGTCCCTCCGTGCCCAGCTCCGCCCATGTTATGCCACCCCAGGACCTGCCCCGAGCCCAGGGTtgtccctctttcccccccgaTTTCAGCCCCCCTTTctcccccggtgccccccgttatcccttttcccaccccatttcccctcctgtgcctctcCCAGTGCCCATCCCGTGCCCGGGACACCCCGTTTCCCCCGTTAtcccccttttccagccccGTTTTCCCCGGTTAcccccttttccagccccatTTCCCGGTCCCGGTGCCCACCCCGTGCCAGGGACACCCCATTTCCCCCCGTTAtcccccttttccagccccGTTCCCCCCGTTATCCCTATTTCCAGCCCCGTTCCCCCCAATTATCTCCCTTTTCCAGCCCCGTTCCCCACCGTTAtcccccttttccagccccGTTCCCCCAATTAtcccccttttccagccccGTTTCCCAATCCCGGTGCCCACCCCATGCCCGTTTCCCCCGGTTATCCCCCTTTTCCCGTCCCATTTCCCGATATCCTGCCCAATTCCCGCCCCgtttccctcccctggcaccacCCCCCTGGCACGGGCCGGGCCATGGCGGCCCCCGAGGGCACCGCGGGGACATTCCAGGCTCTGGAATGCGGCGGCGACGACCCGCATTCCATGGGATGGGCTCCCATTCCCGTCCTGCGCCAGGTACCCCCGGGAATGTCACCCGGGAATGTCACCCCCGTGTCCCTGGGGACAATCCCGATCCCCAAATACCCCCGGGaatgtcccccccgtgtccccggGGACAATCCCGATCCTCTGGGAATGTTCCCCCCTGTGTCCCCGGGGACAATCCCGATC
This Pseudopipra pipra isolate bDixPip1 chromosome W, bDixPip1.hap1, whole genome shotgun sequence DNA region includes the following protein-coding sequences:
- the LOC135405506 gene encoding LOW QUALITY PROTEIN: B-cell antigen receptor complex-associated protein alpha chain-like (The sequence of the model RefSeq protein was modified relative to this genomic sequence to represent the inferred CDS: deleted 1 base in 1 codon); translation: MEGAPQNQRPPPNWGVTRPLLILILLLAGSQCSQTPPEGCASCPTPSLPPSPEPPETPTPVIVTTGSPPTPSCSPAPPRGWLRVWGGPPSREGRVGTPLTLECHFRGPPDTALTWLQACPPALGEVPRSCPWPQEVVATRGGRRMDRVVQEGGGSSTLTFPKLSHNDSGLFFCRVESGGETAQSCGTFVRVLEPVPAPFLALRESTKNRILTAQGVLLLLCSAGPGLLLLLRKRWANEQLLHPEKTTCEEENLYEGLNLDECSMYEDISRGVQPTYQDVGTLPGDSQLEKP